In a single window of the Halobaculum lipolyticum genome:
- a CDS encoding GNAT family N-acetyltransferase, producing the protein MSREEVGRDDADHTFAIRQARESDVEPVVDFTRDTWGDRHGDYLPDVFGDMVGTDGPTQHTLVIDVDDGDDVAGVLQCVLLSETEAWAQAMRVNPDYRGYGLSPALSRAAFRWARDSGAVVCRNMVYSWNVAGLGQSRSVGFDPATEFRWLQPEPNADADPALDVTADPDAAWAFWTASDAREHLRGLALDAGESWACSELTRADLADAADRDGLFVVTDGGTRAVSALAYTHDREDDDGETTTLGVYHVAAWADTAALDALTDAVARDAADRGVDATRILIPEGARWVSDAAATRTPVSDEPDFVMAADLTDASLY; encoded by the coding sequence ATGAGCCGCGAGGAGGTGGGTCGCGACGACGCCGACCACACGTTCGCGATCCGGCAGGCCCGGGAGTCGGACGTCGAACCGGTCGTCGACTTCACGCGGGACACGTGGGGCGACAGACACGGCGACTACCTCCCCGACGTGTTCGGCGACATGGTCGGCACGGACGGCCCGACACAGCACACGCTCGTGATCGACGTCGACGACGGCGACGACGTAGCGGGCGTCCTCCAGTGCGTGTTGCTGTCGGAGACGGAGGCGTGGGCGCAGGCGATGCGCGTCAACCCCGACTACCGCGGCTACGGGCTCTCCCCGGCGCTGTCGCGGGCGGCGTTCCGGTGGGCGCGCGACAGCGGCGCCGTCGTCTGTCGCAACATGGTGTACTCGTGGAACGTCGCCGGCCTCGGCCAGTCGCGCTCGGTGGGCTTCGACCCGGCGACGGAGTTCCGCTGGCTCCAGCCGGAGCCGAACGCCGACGCCGACCCCGCCCTCGACGTGACCGCCGACCCCGACGCGGCGTGGGCGTTCTGGACCGCCAGCGACGCCCGCGAGCACCTCCGGGGGCTGGCGTTGGACGCCGGCGAGTCGTGGGCGTGCTCGGAGTTGACGCGGGCGGACCTGGCGGACGCCGCCGACCGCGACGGGCTGTTCGTCGTGACCGACGGCGGCACGCGGGCCGTGTCGGCGCTGGCGTACACCCACGACCGCGAGGACGACGACGGCGAGACGACGACGCTGGGCGTCTACCACGTCGCCGCGTGGGCCGACACGGCGGCGCTGGACGCGTTGACCGACGCCGTCGCCCGCGACGCCGCCGACCGCGGCGTCGACGCCACCCGGATCCTGATCCCCGAGGGCGCACGGTGGGTGTCGGACGCCGCGGCGACGCGCACGCCGGTGTCGGACGAACCGGACTTCGTCATGGCCGCGGACCTCACCGACGCGTCGCTGTACTGA
- a CDS encoding adenylate kinase — MSDHRILLLGPPGAGKGTQAKRLTAEYGLDHITTGDALRQNKDMETEYGTPGEFMDAGELVPDPVVNEIVVAALADADGFVLDGYPRNLDQAEFLSEETDLDTVVFLNVPEDVLVDRLTGRRVCDECGANYHVEFDRPEEDGVCDECGGELIQREDDTEDTVRERLRVYRENTEPVVDHYREEGSLVEVSGEGTPDEVFGNLRDVVES; from the coding sequence ATGAGCGACCACCGAATCCTGCTGCTCGGACCGCCGGGCGCGGGGAAGGGGACGCAGGCGAAGCGCCTCACCGCCGAGTACGGTCTCGACCACATCACGACCGGTGACGCGCTCAGACAGAACAAGGACATGGAGACGGAGTACGGCACGCCCGGCGAGTTCATGGACGCGGGCGAACTCGTGCCGGACCCGGTGGTCAACGAGATCGTCGTCGCCGCGCTGGCCGACGCCGACGGCTTCGTGCTCGACGGCTACCCGCGCAACCTCGACCAGGCGGAGTTCCTCAGCGAGGAGACCGACCTCGACACCGTCGTCTTCCTGAACGTGCCCGAGGACGTGCTCGTCGACCGGCTCACCGGCCGGCGCGTCTGCGACGAGTGCGGCGCGAACTACCACGTCGAGTTCGACCGCCCCGAGGAGGACGGCGTCTGCGACGAGTGCGGCGGCGAGCTGATCCAGCGCGAGGACGACACCGAGGACACCGTCCGCGAGCGCCTCCGCGTCTACCGCGAGAACACCGAGCCGGTCGTCGACCACTACCGCGAGGAGGGGTCGCTCGTCGAGGTGTCCGGCGAGGGGACGCCCGACGAGGTGTTCGGGAACCTCCGGGACGTCGTCGAGTCCTGA
- a CDS encoding DUF106 domain-containing protein, which yields MARIEKRVRELAGEPEMREAIEIVLDRAEDGEIQWVDVREDLTSGQWGRLIERGVLADGETGFALADREAIEAGLEAPEESAAGGSDVEIPDSEDTSWSIYDKAAGVVTLLFFVGYSYGPVRNVVGSSIDMALGPLQELLPLYAVIIVIATVTGLYSTLLRANLMDMDRMAAYQERMKDIQERRKEAKERGDDAAMEAIQEEQMEAMGDQLGMFKEQFRPMVWIMVFTIPAFLWMYWGIGFRGAEGVWTDLAPVVVPIWGEVAWTDTLFIMPTWIIWYFLCSMAFTQIIQKGLNISMSPSTS from the coding sequence ATGGCACGAATCGAGAAGCGCGTCCGGGAACTCGCGGGAGAACCCGAGATGCGCGAGGCGATCGAGATCGTCCTCGATCGCGCGGAGGACGGCGAGATCCAGTGGGTCGACGTGCGCGAGGACCTCACGAGCGGGCAGTGGGGCCGCCTCATCGAACGCGGCGTCCTCGCCGACGGCGAGACGGGCTTCGCGCTCGCCGACCGCGAGGCGATCGAGGCGGGGCTGGAGGCGCCCGAGGAGTCCGCCGCCGGCGGGAGCGACGTCGAGATCCCGGACTCCGAGGACACCTCCTGGAGCATCTACGACAAGGCGGCCGGCGTCGTGACGCTACTGTTCTTCGTCGGCTACTCGTACGGCCCGGTCCGGAACGTCGTCGGCAGCAGCATCGACATGGCGCTGGGCCCGCTGCAGGAGTTGCTCCCGCTGTACGCGGTGATCATCGTCATCGCGACGGTGACGGGGCTGTACTCCACGCTCCTGCGGGCGAACCTGATGGACATGGACCGCATGGCGGCGTACCAAGAGCGCATGAAGGACATCCAGGAGCGCCGCAAGGAGGCGAAAGAGCGCGGCGACGACGCCGCGATGGAGGCGATCCAGGAGGAGCAGATGGAGGCGATGGGCGACCAGCTCGGCATGTTCAAAGAGCAGTTCCGCCCGATGGTGTGGATCATGGTGTTCACGATCCCGGCGTTCCTCTGGATGTACTGGGGGATCGGCTTCCGCGGCGCCGAGGGCGTCTGGACGGATCTCGCGCCCGTCGTCGTCCCGATCTGGGGCGAAGTCGCGTGGACGGACACCCTGTTCATCATGCCGACGTGGATCATCTGGTACTTCCTGTGTTCGATGGCGTTCACCCAGATCATCCAGAAGGGGCTGAACATCTCGATGTCGCCGTCGACCTCGTAA
- a CDS encoding SDR family NAD(P)-dependent oxidoreductase, whose translation MTDRTVVVTGGTRGVGRAVAAAFVAAGDHVVICSRSGDDVDAAVEALSAEGSASGLRADVRDEFDLERLVEHAARAGDRDGVDVVVANAAVNHGTPGEMPIDGEPYARFDDTIRTNVRGVFALLQEAAPHLDADGRILVPSGSVARDAKAGMGAYAVSKAGAEAVVRQADADLDAAAMTLDLGLVDTALTGHRGGRAPEDVAPMFVWAATEADPEEHGGGVVGLREWKSATR comes from the coding sequence ATGACCGACAGAACCGTAGTCGTGACCGGCGGGACGCGCGGCGTGGGCCGCGCGGTCGCCGCCGCGTTCGTCGCCGCGGGGGACCACGTCGTGATCTGCTCGCGGTCGGGCGACGACGTCGACGCGGCCGTCGAGGCGCTGTCAGCCGAGGGGTCGGCGTCCGGACTCCGCGCCGACGTGCGCGACGAGTTCGACCTCGAACGCCTCGTGGAGCACGCCGCCCGCGCCGGCGACCGGGACGGCGTCGACGTCGTCGTCGCCAACGCCGCCGTCAACCACGGCACGCCGGGCGAGATGCCGATCGACGGGGAGCCGTACGCCCGCTTCGACGACACCATCCGGACGAACGTCCGGGGCGTGTTCGCCCTCCTGCAGGAGGCCGCCCCCCACCTCGACGCCGACGGCCGGATCCTCGTCCCCTCGGGTTCGGTCGCCCGCGACGCGAAAGCGGGGATGGGCGCGTACGCCGTCTCGAAAGCCGGCGCCGAGGCGGTCGTCCGGCAGGCGGACGCCGACCTCGACGCGGCGGCGATGACGCTGGATCTGGGCCTCGTGGACACCGCGCTCACCGGGCATCGGGGCGGGCGTGCCCCCGAGGACGTGGCGCCGATGTTCGTCTGGGCGGCGACGGAGGCGGACCCCGAGGAACACGGCGGCGGGGTCGTCGGACTCCGGGAGTGGAAGTCGGCGACGAGATAG
- a CDS encoding phytoene desaturase family protein — MRTPRDRSSLAGEDVVVIGGGFGGLSTACYLADAGADVTLLEKNEQLGGRASVLEEDGFRFDMGPSWYLMPDVFETFFGHFDREPSDYYTLSRLDPHYRIFFKDGDRVDMVPDLDANRETFESYEAGAGEAFDDYLAKSERNYDIGMEHFVYEHRDDLRDFVDPDVLRYSWGLSLIGSMQDHVEDYFDHPKLQQIMQYTLVFLGGSPHNTPALYNLMSHVDFNLGVYYPDGGIGAVVDGIVELGSELGVEYVTNAPVTAIKGQRGGFKVETAAADPAEGAVGAVADGGAAAATPTAGAGQTYYPDLVVSDADYAHTEQELLAPRKRQYDADYWESRTYAPSAYLLYMGVEGDVEELAHHTLVLPTDWDDHFAAIFDDPAWPDDPAYYLCVPSKTDDTVAPEGHSNLFVLVPIAAGLEDTPELRSQYRQLVLDDIADNTGVDLRDRLVYEREFCVDDFAGRYNSMKGSALGLAHTLRQTAPFRPGHESSKVDGLYFTGSTTTPGIGVPMCLISGLLTAEVMGEPS, encoded by the coding sequence ATGCGAACACCCCGAGACCGCTCCTCGCTCGCCGGCGAGGACGTGGTCGTGATCGGCGGCGGCTTCGGCGGGCTGTCGACCGCCTGCTACCTCGCCGACGCCGGCGCCGACGTGACCCTCCTCGAGAAGAACGAACAGCTCGGCGGCCGAGCGTCCGTGCTGGAGGAGGACGGCTTCCGCTTCGACATGGGGCCGTCGTGGTACCTGATGCCCGACGTGTTCGAGACGTTCTTCGGCCACTTCGACCGCGAGCCGTCGGACTACTACACCCTGTCTCGGCTCGACCCCCACTACCGGATCTTCTTCAAGGACGGCGACCGGGTCGACATGGTTCCGGATCTGGACGCGAACCGCGAGACGTTCGAGTCGTACGAGGCGGGCGCGGGCGAGGCGTTCGACGACTACCTCGCGAAGTCCGAGCGCAACTACGACATCGGGATGGAGCACTTCGTGTACGAACACCGCGACGACCTCCGCGACTTCGTCGACCCCGACGTGCTCCGCTACTCGTGGGGGCTGTCGCTGATCGGGTCGATGCAAGACCACGTCGAGGACTACTTCGACCACCCGAAGCTCCAGCAGATCATGCAGTACACGCTGGTGTTCCTCGGCGGGTCGCCGCACAACACGCCGGCGCTGTACAACCTCATGAGCCACGTCGACTTCAACCTCGGCGTGTACTACCCCGACGGCGGCATCGGCGCCGTCGTCGACGGCATCGTGGAGTTGGGATCGGAACTGGGCGTCGAGTACGTGACGAACGCTCCGGTCACCGCGATCAAGGGCCAGCGCGGCGGCTTCAAGGTGGAGACGGCCGCGGCCGACCCCGCCGAGGGCGCCGTCGGCGCGGTCGCGGACGGCGGTGCGGCGGCGGCGACCCCGACGGCGGGCGCCGGCCAGACGTACTACCCGGATCTGGTCGTCAGCGACGCCGACTACGCCCACACCGAACAGGAACTGCTCGCGCCGCGCAAGCGCCAGTACGACGCCGACTACTGGGAGTCGCGGACGTACGCCCCCTCGGCGTACCTCCTCTACATGGGTGTCGAGGGCGACGTGGAGGAACTCGCCCACCACACGCTCGTCCTCCCGACCGACTGGGACGACCACTTCGCGGCCATCTTCGACGACCCGGCGTGGCCCGACGACCCCGCCTACTACCTGTGTGTGCCCTCGAAGACCGACGACACCGTCGCCCCCGAGGGCCACTCGAACCTGTTCGTCCTCGTCCCCATCGCGGCCGGACTGGAGGACACGCCCGAATTGCGGAGCCAGTACCGCCAGCTCGTCCTCGACGACATCGCCGACAACACCGGCGTCGACCTGCGCGACCGGCTCGTGTACGAGCGGGAGTTCTGCGTCGACGACTTCGCCGGACGGTACAACTCGATGAAGGGGTCGGCGTTGGGGCTGGCACACACGCTCCGCCAGACGGCGCCGTTCCGCCCCGGCCACGAGTCGTCGAAGGTGGACGGGCTGTACTTCACCGGGTCGACGACGACGCCCGGCATCGGCGTCCCGATGTGTCTCATCTCCGGGCTGCTCACGGCCGAAGTGATGGGCGAACCGTCGTAA
- a CDS encoding prenyltransferase: MYADVTARLRYLLKLSRPRFWLYLAGPVVVGVAFGAGTVSELFAPANVVLFAYFLVPANLFLYGVNDVFDRDADERNPKKDAKEVRYDGGPLVPAVVVGALLLGLGTFAITPTAAWPFLAGFFVLGAEYSAPPFRFKTTPLLDSLSNGLYVLPGAAAFALVAGAVPPAAALVGAWLWAMGMHTFSAIPDIEPDREAGIRTTATVLGERRTYAYCAACWLASAAAFALVDVRIGLLLLAYPVVVFAIVRSGVAVDRAYWWYPAINTVVGTVLTMGALARIVPPEAVFP, translated from the coding sequence ATGTACGCCGACGTCACCGCCCGGCTCCGCTACCTCCTGAAGCTGTCGCGCCCGCGGTTCTGGCTCTACCTCGCGGGTCCCGTCGTCGTCGGCGTCGCCTTCGGCGCCGGTACCGTGTCGGAACTGTTCGCTCCCGCGAACGTCGTCCTGTTCGCGTACTTCCTCGTCCCGGCGAACCTGTTCCTGTACGGCGTCAACGACGTGTTCGACAGGGACGCCGACGAGCGGAACCCGAAGAAGGACGCGAAGGAGGTCCGCTACGACGGCGGCCCGCTCGTCCCGGCGGTCGTGGTCGGGGCGCTCCTCCTCGGGCTGGGGACGTTCGCGATCACGCCGACGGCCGCGTGGCCGTTCCTCGCGGGCTTTTTCGTCCTCGGGGCGGAGTACTCCGCGCCCCCGTTCCGGTTCAAGACGACGCCGCTGCTGGACTCGCTGTCGAACGGGCTGTACGTCCTCCCCGGCGCCGCGGCGTTCGCCCTGGTCGCGGGAGCGGTCCCGCCGGCGGCGGCGCTGGTCGGCGCGTGGCTGTGGGCGATGGGGATGCACACGTTCTCCGCGATCCCCGACATCGAACCCGACCGCGAGGCGGGCATCCGCACCACCGCGACGGTGCTGGGCGAACGGCGGACCTACGCCTACTGTGCGGCGTGCTGGCTCGCCTCGGCGGCCGCGTTCGCGCTCGTCGACGTCCGGATCGGGCTGTTGCTGCTCGCGTACCCGGTCGTCGTGTTCGCCATCGTCCGGTCGGGGGTCGCCGTCGACCGCGCGTACTGGTGGTACCCCGCGATCAACACCGTCGTCGGGACCGTGCTCACGATGGGCGCGCTCGCCCGCATCGTCCCGCCGGAGGCGGTGTTCCCGTGA
- the cruF gene encoding bisanhydrobacterioruberin hydratase, whose amino-acid sequence MPTDRREAETRLDDLVRENRFTISVVFPLVGAVLLVASAEGAFDGTLLEPLAFNGGMILLGTLVMRSPLVVGLAPLVGRRELLGVGLLSAYAYAIEYVGVSTGWPYGEFEYLVALGPELGGVPLGLPVFFLPLVANAYLLCLLLLGDRAERAAVRLLAVIALVLTMDVVLDPGAVALGFWSYTGYADAGALGVLAGEGFYGVPLSNYAGWVVSATVAVVVLDAAFDRAALRRRLADCEFLLDDMVSFVLLWGGVNVWFWNPVAAVVAAGIGVGLVRADRFDASLLRQAFRRESV is encoded by the coding sequence ATGCCGACTGACCGGCGGGAGGCGGAGACCCGGCTCGACGACCTCGTCCGGGAGAACCGCTTCACCATCTCGGTCGTGTTCCCGCTCGTGGGCGCGGTGCTGCTCGTCGCCAGCGCGGAGGGCGCCTTCGACGGCACGCTCCTCGAACCGTTGGCGTTCAACGGCGGCATGATCCTGCTCGGGACGCTGGTGATGCGCTCGCCGCTCGTGGTCGGGCTGGCGCCGCTGGTCGGCCGCCGCGAACTGCTGGGGGTCGGCCTGCTGTCCGCGTACGCCTACGCCATCGAGTACGTCGGCGTCTCCACCGGCTGGCCGTACGGCGAGTTCGAGTACCTCGTCGCGCTGGGACCGGAACTGGGCGGCGTCCCGCTGGGGCTGCCGGTGTTCTTCCTGCCGCTCGTCGCGAACGCCTACCTACTGTGTCTGCTGCTGTTGGGCGACCGCGCCGAGCGGGCCGCCGTGCGGCTGCTCGCGGTTATCGCGCTCGTGTTGACGATGGACGTCGTGCTCGACCCGGGCGCCGTCGCCCTCGGCTTCTGGTCGTACACCGGGTACGCCGACGCGGGCGCGCTCGGCGTACTCGCCGGCGAGGGGTTCTACGGCGTGCCGCTGTCGAACTACGCGGGGTGGGTGGTCTCCGCGACCGTCGCGGTCGTCGTCCTCGACGCCGCGTTCGACCGCGCGGCGCTGCGCCGCCGGCTCGCCGACTGCGAGTTCCTCCTCGACGACATGGTGAGCTTCGTGCTGCTGTGGGGCGGCGTCAACGTCTGGTTCTGGAACCCCGTCGCCGCCGTCGTCGCCGCGGGCATCGGCGTCGGCCTGGTGCGGGCCGACCGGTTCGACGCGTCGCTGCTGCGGCAGGCGTTCCGACGGGAGTCCGTCTGA
- a CDS encoding phytoene/squalene synthase family protein yields MVDDDQIARSKRIQQRTGKTFHFATRVLPERVREPTYVLYAFFRVADEVVDAAETAPPDEQRRELDRLRDAALGRTETDDPVLAAFAELVEEHDIAHADVETFVDAMRSDIDTERYETYADLEAYMDGSASAVGRMMTAVMAPAEPEAALPHATALGDAFQLSNFLRDVREDIVDLDRVYLPQETLREYGVTEEQLKRFEFDTNVEKVMRHELRRAESLYKEGVAGIKYLPDDCQFAVLLAAVLYAEHHALIRERGYDTLTETPELGTFRKLTLLVRTRWAWFRCKDPETVFRRVSCVAYGDSEPNRSGAGHADRVPMR; encoded by the coding sequence ATGGTAGACGACGACCAGATCGCCCGCAGCAAGCGCATCCAACAGCGCACCGGGAAGACGTTCCACTTCGCGACCCGGGTGCTCCCCGAACGGGTTCGCGAGCCGACGTACGTGCTGTACGCCTTCTTCCGCGTGGCCGACGAGGTGGTCGACGCCGCCGAGACGGCGCCGCCCGACGAGCAGCGCCGCGAACTCGACCGACTCCGCGACGCCGCGCTCGGCCGGACGGAGACGGACGACCCCGTCCTCGCCGCCTTCGCGGAGTTGGTCGAGGAACACGACATCGCCCACGCGGACGTGGAGACGTTCGTCGACGCGATGCGGTCGGACATCGACACCGAGCGCTACGAGACGTACGCCGACCTGGAGGCGTACATGGACGGCTCCGCCTCGGCGGTCGGCCGGATGATGACCGCGGTGATGGCCCCCGCCGAGCCGGAGGCCGCACTGCCGCACGCGACGGCGCTGGGCGACGCGTTCCAGCTGTCGAACTTCCTGCGGGACGTCCGCGAGGACATCGTCGACCTCGACCGGGTGTACCTACCGCAGGAGACGCTGCGTGAGTACGGCGTGACCGAAGAGCAGTTGAAGCGCTTCGAGTTCGACACGAACGTCGAGAAGGTGATGCGCCACGAACTGCGCCGCGCCGAGTCGCTGTACAAGGAGGGCGTCGCCGGGATCAAGTACCTCCCGGACGACTGCCAGTTCGCCGTGTTGCTCGCGGCGGTGCTGTACGCCGAACACCACGCGCTCATCCGGGAGCGCGGCTACGACACGCTCACCGAGACGCCGGAACTCGGGACGTTCCGCAAGCTGACCCTGTTGGTGCGGACCCGCTGGGCGTGGTTCCGCTGTAAGGACCCCGAGACGGTGTTCCGACGCGTCTCCTGTGTCGCCTACGGCGACAGCGAGCCGAACCGCTCGGGCGCCGGCCACGCCGACCGCGTCCCCATGCGGTAG
- a CDS encoding HVO_2523 family zinc finger protein: MSDAADGTRDDADGDADATGASETADSADAGERTGADSVKRTRPCPYCGASMVHRHCEYVCPQHGVVFDCSDPFYG; encoded by the coding sequence ATGAGCGACGCGGCCGACGGCACGCGTGACGACGCCGACGGCGACGCCGACGCGACCGGCGCCTCCGAGACGGCCGATTCGGCCGACGCTGGTGAGCGCACCGGCGCCGACTCGGTGAAACGGACCCGCCCGTGCCCGTACTGCGGCGCCTCGATGGTCCACCGGCACTGCGAGTACGTCTGTCCACAGCACGGCGTCGTGTTCGACTGCTCGGATCCGTTCTACGGCTGA
- a CDS encoding molybdopterin-dependent oxidoreductase, whose translation MEYPDHGRLAVAAASGVAVVAGTFLAVGFSPRWVVVAVAQTVLYSLPDALLASGIQGLGSTAQPLLLVGSALLAVGLFGGLALLALRVARGADRERAETVFLVGLAQTLAAFLLTVSPVAAAVGGALGGAAVGLAGRAATAPADGERRRGLLRATGVAAVGVAAAGAGPLARAVAAVTAADDGDTAEAERDPLVDRLLGVAADRSFALPGAEPLVSESFYVVDKNPADPRVDAGEWSLTVTGAVAEEVSVDLADLREREIEHRFATLRCVGDPLNGRKTDTALWTGVSVASLLAEAGVDADGCCVMVRAADDYYQEFPLSALADGFLAWGMNGRPLPRGHGAPVRALIPGHWGEINVKWLTEIEVLEEEATGYWEERGWHGTGPVSTVAKLHHLEVDDGTVSVGGHAYAGTRGVAAVEVSTDGGDTWTDAELTERLPGPTPADADPDDPAAVAGEATDAWRGWRYEYEADTDHDVVVRAVERDGTVQPREERDPFPSGASGWVRRTVHP comes from the coding sequence ATGGAGTACCCCGACCACGGACGCCTCGCCGTCGCCGCCGCCTCCGGCGTCGCCGTCGTCGCCGGGACGTTCCTCGCCGTCGGCTTCTCCCCCCGGTGGGTCGTCGTCGCGGTCGCTCAGACCGTCCTCTACTCCCTCCCCGACGCGCTGCTGGCCTCGGGCATCCAAGGGCTGGGCAGCACCGCCCAACCGCTGCTGCTCGTCGGCTCGGCGCTGCTGGCCGTGGGACTGTTCGGCGGACTCGCGCTCCTGGCGCTCCGGGTCGCCCGCGGCGCCGACCGCGAGCGCGCGGAGACGGTGTTCCTCGTGGGGCTGGCGCAGACGCTCGCGGCGTTCCTCCTGACGGTGTCCCCGGTTGCCGCGGCCGTCGGCGGCGCCCTCGGCGGCGCCGCGGTGGGACTGGCCGGGCGAGCGGCGACCGCCCCCGCCGACGGCGAGCGACGGCGGGGGCTGTTGCGCGCGACGGGCGTCGCCGCCGTCGGCGTCGCGGCCGCCGGCGCCGGGCCGCTCGCACGGGCGGTCGCCGCGGTCACGGCGGCCGACGACGGCGACACGGCCGAGGCGGAGCGCGACCCGCTCGTCGACCGCCTGCTCGGCGTCGCCGCGGACCGCTCGTTCGCGCTCCCCGGCGCCGAGCCGCTCGTCTCGGAGTCGTTCTACGTCGTCGACAAGAACCCGGCCGACCCCCGGGTCGACGCCGGGGAGTGGTCGCTGACGGTCACCGGCGCCGTGGCCGAGGAGGTCTCGGTCGACCTCGCCGACCTCCGGGAGCGAGAGATCGAACACCGGTTCGCGACGCTCCGCTGTGTCGGCGACCCGCTGAACGGTCGGAAGACCGACACCGCGCTGTGGACCGGCGTGTCGGTCGCGTCGCTGTTGGCGGAAGCGGGCGTCGACGCCGACGGCTGCTGTGTCATGGTGCGCGCGGCCGACGACTACTACCAGGAGTTCCCCCTGTCGGCGCTGGCGGACGGCTTCCTCGCGTGGGGGATGAACGGCCGGCCGCTCCCGCGCGGCCACGGGGCGCCCGTCCGCGCGCTGATCCCGGGTCACTGGGGCGAGATCAACGTGAAGTGGCTCACCGAGATCGAAGTGCTGGAGGAGGAGGCGACCGGCTACTGGGAGGAACGCGGCTGGCACGGCACCGGCCCGGTGTCGACGGTCGCGAAGCTCCACCACCTCGAAGTCGACGACGGCACCGTCTCCGTCGGCGGCCACGCGTACGCGGGCACCCGCGGCGTCGCCGCGGTCGAGGTGTCGACCGACGGCGGGGACACCTGGACCGACGCCGAGCTGACCGAGCGGCTGCCGGGACCGACGCCGGCCGACGCCGACCCGGACGACCCCGCCGCGGTCGCCGGCGAGGCGACCGACGCGTGGCGCGGCTGGCGGTACGAGTACGAAGCCGACACCGACCACGACGTCGTCGTCCGCGCGGTCGAGCGCGACGGCACCGTCCAACCGCGCGAGGAGCGCGATCCCTTCCCTTCCGGGGCGTCGGGGTGGGTCCGGCGAACCGTCCACCCGTGA
- a CDS encoding ZIP family metal transporter translates to MTDHSATTADVGVSGRGRTLGVVSGALLVAATALAFLTGRFHLFAIAWIAFAGMAVAGWFGGRTPSTHTGTLVWGYGLAAGAMITSAAVFVLPQAMGQHPVFGGFGVALGLLVGYGAHTLGHRLAHMDLPIDRSLAELTAHAVAAGAIIGVIYGNMPEPGLLLGVAIVSHKAPAGYAAVHRFAGRGGDWTAVLLPAAGVGVAAIASSFLALPTSAPLRGVVFGFATGVFLHVAMDFLPECEIGSEVHESLEHEGDAHALLDRLRLHAVASTALGGLAVFLAWLVVA, encoded by the coding sequence ATGACCGATCACAGCGCCACCACCGCCGACGTCGGCGTCTCGGGGCGTGGCCGGACGCTCGGCGTCGTCAGCGGCGCGCTGTTGGTGGCCGCGACGGCGCTGGCGTTCCTCACGGGGCGGTTCCACCTGTTCGCGATCGCGTGGATCGCGTTCGCCGGGATGGCGGTCGCCGGCTGGTTCGGCGGCCGAACCCCCAGCACCCACACCGGGACGCTCGTGTGGGGGTACGGGCTGGCCGCCGGCGCGATGATCACGAGCGCTGCCGTGTTCGTGCTCCCGCAAGCGATGGGCCAACACCCGGTGTTCGGCGGCTTCGGCGTCGCGCTGGGCCTGCTCGTCGGCTACGGCGCCCACACGCTGGGCCACCGGCTGGCGCACATGGACCTGCCGATCGACCGCTCGCTCGCGGAGCTGACCGCCCACGCGGTCGCCGCCGGCGCGATCATCGGCGTCATCTACGGCAACATGCCGGAGCCGGGACTGCTGCTCGGCGTCGCCATCGTCTCGCACAAGGCGCCGGCCGGCTACGCCGCGGTCCACCGCTTCGCCGGCCGCGGCGGCGACTGGACGGCGGTGCTGCTCCCGGCGGCGGGCGTCGGCGTCGCCGCCATCGCCTCCTCGTTCCTCGCGCTCCCCACGTCGGCGCCGCTGCGCGGGGTGGTGTTCGGCTTCGCGACCGGCGTGTTCCTCCACGTCGCGATGGACTTCCTCCCGGAGTGTGAGATCGGCAGCGAGGTCCACGAGTCGCTCGAACACGAGGGCGACGCCCACGCGCTGCTCGACCGGCTCCGCCTCCACGCCGTCGCCAGCACCGCCCTCGGCGGGCTGGCGGTGTTCCTCGCGTGGCTCGTCGTCGCGTGA